In Ostrea edulis chromosome 6, xbOstEdul1.1, whole genome shotgun sequence, a single window of DNA contains:
- the LOC125646572 gene encoding uncharacterized protein LOC125646572, whose protein sequence is MMSATEKITVTKKRKKNGQYSRKGHHKKVDGLKKGRLMRVAKSKGEPLPVFNRAFENNRESDCDCDRGTCTDCTGTQVHLDHDYFGIQNEVTVFDDVHSPVDDDKTGWRVGRRIVDLGVLADGLRACQLCQLPLHLHNCVGEKKFGLSQILEIKCDNCDLINNVVTGSRHRTDKGGLAWDANTKLAAGMINGGLGETHVNTLLAILNIPGICHANLKEREREVGQKLEEMAIASCSRNLANEVALTDSQEDGIVASFDGAWQKRGTGRAYNSLTGHATLIGQKTGKCVGYALKSKKCRICSAAKVKNVTPRKHNCKKNWSGSAKAMEPAMACEMLQSILDCGEKVSTLVMDNDSTTIARVKSTVDKSITKRCDSNHTKKGFTASLIELSKTHKLLRNTKVRTHIERCFTYSVSQNRGEPEQLAKGLSSIVPHLYGDHSDCGTWCRGNEEGYKHQALPYGKPLDDQDLRVALQSLMNKFTLKATELANMGSTQPNESFNNMASSKAPKRFLIRVAHFHLEHIPSNTYNVKTRH, encoded by the exons ATGATGTCGGCGACAGAAAAAATAACAGTGAccaaaaagagaaagaaaaacgGCCAATATTCACGGAAAGGGCATCATAAAAAGGTAGACGGGTTGAAGAAGGGTCGTTTGATGCGCGTCGCAAAGAGTAAGGGAGAACCCTTACCAGTATTTAATCGTGCATTTGAGAATAACCGCGAGTCTGATTGCGATTGTGATCGCGGTACATGTACAGACTGTACAGGTACACAAGTACATTTAGACCATGATTACTTCGGTATTCAGAATGAGGTTACAGTGTTTGATGATGTTCACTCCCCTGTAGATGATGATAAGACAGGTTGGCGGGTTGGTAGACGAATTGTCGACCTAGGTGTCCTTGCAGACGGGTTAAGGGCGTGTCAGCTGTGTCAACTTCCCCTGCACCTACACAATTGTGTAGGTGAGAAAAAGTTTGGACTGTCTCAGATTTTAGAGATAAAATGTGACAATTGTGATTTGATAAACAATGTTGTGACAGGAAGCCGCCATCGGACAGATAAAGGAGGACTGGCTTGGGATGCCAATACAAAGCTAGCAGCAG GTATGATCAACGGAGGACTTGGAGAAACCCATGTGAACACTCTCCTTGCCATTCTTAATATTCCTGGAATATGTCATGCCAATttaaaggagagagagagggaggtgGGACAGAAGCTTGAAGAGATGGCAATTGCATCGTGTTCAAGAAATCTAGCAAATGAAGTAGCTTT gACTGATTCACAAGAGGATGGCATTGTTGCGAGTTTCGATGGAGCCTGGCAGAAAAGAGGCACAGGCAGGGCTTATAACAGTCTTACTG GTCATGCCACTCTCATTGGTCAGAAAACTGGAAAATGTGTGGGTTATGCACTGAAAAGCAAGAAATGTCGTATTTGCAGTGCTGCCAAGGTGAAAAACGTAACGCCAAGAAAACACAATTGCAAAAAGAACTGGAGCGGGTCGGCAAAGGCAATGGAACCCGCAATGGCATGCGAAATGCTGCAGTCTATTTTAGATTGTGGAGAAAAA GTATCCACACTAGTGATGGACAATGATAGTACCACAATTGCCAGAGTAAAGTCGACAGTAGACAAGAGCATCACCAAGCGCTGTGATAGTAATCACACTAAAAAGGGCTTTACAGCATCTCTCATAGAATTGAGCAAAACCCACAAATTGTTGCGCAACACCAAGGTCCGTACCCACATTGAAAGGTGTTTTACCTACAGCGTGTCTCAAAACAGAGGGGAACCAGAGCAACTTGCTAAAGGATTAAGCAGTATAGTTCCTCATTTATATG GTGATCATTCTGATTGTGGAACTTGGTGTAGGGGCAATGAGGAAGGATATAAACACCAGGCCCTGCCTTATGGCAAACCACTGGATGACCAGGACTTAAGAGTAGCCCTTCAGTCCCTGATGAATAAGTTCACCTTGAAGGCAACTGAATTGGCCAATATGGGGTCAACACAACCCAATGAAAGCTTTAATAACATGGCATCATCGAAAGCACCAAAGAGATT CTTAATAAGAGTTGCTCACTTTCACCTGGAACATATACCATCAAACACCTACAACGTAAAAACAAGACACTGA